The DNA window GCGACCATTTGATGTTTTTAAGATCAAGCCCGAACTGCATGCCGTGTGTATGGCCGGAAAGCGTCAGCTGGACATTTCCCGGATGTTTTTTAACCACATAATCAAAATGGGTAGGGTCATGGCTCATCAGGATTTTAGCAGCGGATTCCGGGACGTTTTTAAGGGCTTTATCAAGATCCCCGAACTGAGGGAACGGTTTGAGGCCCCAGTTGTCTACCCCAAGGATATACAGCTGTTCGCCGTTCTTCTCAATGATCCTGTGCTCGTTACGCAGCATTTCAAAGCCGGCTTCTTTTTCATATCCGATCAGGGTTTCCAGGTTTTTCCTTTTTGCATCCAGGGAATTCCAGGTAACGTAGTCTGCATAATCATGGTTTCCCAGCACGGCAAATTTACCGTCGTTTGCGTTGATCGTTGAAAACAGGGGGATGAACGGCTTGAATTCCTCTGCCACATTGTTCACCATATCCCCGGTAAACAGCACCAGATCAGGTTTTTGCTCATTGATCAGGTGGATGGCATGTTCAAGCTTTGAAGGGTCGGAGAAGCTTCCGCTGTGGACATCCGAAATCTGAACGATCTTGTATCCCCTGAAACTTTCGGGCAGGTTTTTTATTTTGACCTTTACTCTTCTTACTTTATGCCGGTATTTCCCGAAGGTGATCCCGTCGATGAACAATGCCGAAAGCACACCACCGAGACCCAGCCCTAAAAGGCTTAAAAACTTCCTTCTTTCCGGGAAAAGATGCTCATCCGGCTTTGCAAGGCCGATGAGATAGGTTCCGGTACGGAAGATATCATCGATCAGCAGGAATAAGACAATGAATATTTTAGGCAGGATCGCCACCAGGAACAGCGACATCATCAGATGGATTCTGAAAGGGTTTCTTTCCGAACGCTGGAAATGAGTGATCTCGTACGCAAACACGCCGTAGATGGCCAGAGAGATAATCCAGTACCCGAGCCTCAGCCAGAAGTTGTCCGTAAGGGTCCTTACTGCCTGGTAAACATAGATTTCCAGGACCAGGAAAATTGCTGCTATAAGTAAAAAATTCTTTTGCATAGGGTGGTTTAAAAAAGCACAAAGAATAACTTCCCTGTGCTTCTGAATTTATTAATATTAAATTATGGCTTAAGGAAATCGGTAAACAATAGCATTGATGTTCATTCCGGCTCCCACCGAAGTCATCACTATGTTGCCTTTATCTTTAAACGATTGACCCTCCATTTTTCCTTTAACGATAAGATCGAACATGGTAGGAATGGTGGCCACGGATGAATTTCCGAACTCCTGGATCGTCATCGGGGAGATGCTGTGGTCGTAATCTTTGATTTCATACAGCTTATGAAGCCTTTCGATCATCGCATAGTCCATTTTGGCATTCGCCTGGTGGATCAGGATCTTGTTAATATCCGTGATGGAAAGTCCTGCATCGTCAATGGTTTCTTTAATGGCTACGGGAACATTTTTAAGCGCGTACTCATAAATTTTTCTTCCCTGCATTCTTACGAAGAGTCTGGTCTGGTCGGATTCTTTATTGATGGAAGGTCCGTTCGCCAGGTAATCCAGCTCGGGCCCGTTATCACAGATCGTATTATGAGCAATGATTCCCACATTTTCCTGCTCGGTAGCCTGAACCACAACAGCACCTGCGCCGTCGGCAAAAATCATCCTGTTCCTGTCATAAGGATCGGTTACACGACTTAATGTTTCGCCACCGATAACAAGGATGGTTTTAGCGGTTTTGGCTTTGATCAGGGTGTCGGCAAGGATTATGGCTTCCACCCATCCCGGACATCCGAAAAGCATATCATACGTAACGCATTTTCTGTTCCGGATTCCAAGTTTGTTTTTAACTCTTGCAGCCATGGTCGGCATGAAATCGGCATACCCGTGAGGTGTAACTTCTCCGAAATTGCTGGCATAAATAATATAATCCAGCTCTTCACCGTCGATGTTGGCATCTTCAAGCGCTTTTTTGGCCGCTTCGTAACCGATTTGCGAATTCGAAAGATCATCTTCTATGAATCTGCGGTTTTCGATTTCCGTAATTTCTACAAATTTCCCGATAGTTTCTGCAGCAGGTTTGTCAATCTTTATTCCGTCTTCCGTGTAAAACTCTGAATCTAGAAAGAAATCTCTACCAATAATTCGGCTGGGAATGTAAGACCCGGAACCAATGATGATCGTATTCGGCATTCGTTAATATGTTTTTTTTAAAAATGCAAAGTTAATAATTAATCTTAATAAGAAAGAATTAAAAATATTATTAAATTTGCAAAAATGTACTTTACCCCTTATGAAAAATAACGCATCCCTGAAAGGTTTATTAGTTGCAGTTGTGGCGTTTATGGTTGCTTTTGGGATCTACTACTTTTTTCTGGCAAAAAGAAACTACTACGTTATCGATAACCCTACTTCCGGTACTTTTTACTTCAAGATCAACAATGGCTCGGAAGGGATTATTTCCGGCGGGCAGACGGTTCCCGTAGATCTGGACAAAGGCAAAAATTCTATCAAAGTATTTGACCAAAACAAAAGACTCCTGTACGATTCTGCTTTTGAAGTGAACAAGATCCGTGGCCTTTTGAATATCGCACATCAGGATTATTATATCAATACCCAATATTATGGGTACAACCTTAAGAAAGATTCATTACTTTTGGAGCTCGATAAAACGATGATCGACGGAAAACCTTACCTGGGAGCGCCTAAACGCTTCACTAAGCTCTATACCGACGATTTCTACTACAATGTGGATGAAGACTATGACAAGCTCATTAAAAACATCCAGAAAGTGGAATCCAGATCGAAAATTTTCAGGAAGCAGGATTTCCTCAATTATTATAAAGAATACTATAAGTTTTAAGTTTTGGCAAAAGATATCAATCAAGTAACGCCCTACAATTCTGAGGCTACCAAAAAGAGCCAGGTAGAGGATATGTTCGACAATATTGCACCTAAATATGATCTTCTGAATCATGTTTTATCCATGAAAATTGACGTTTTATGGAGGAATATCCTGGTGAAATGGATGAAAAAAGATGAACCCCGCGAAGTGCTGGATGTGGCTACAGGAACGGGTGATCTGGCCATTGCGGTTCAGAAGGGAACACAGGCCAGAGTAGTTGGTTTGGATTTATCGCAACAAATGTTAAATGTTGGCGTTATTAAAATAAAAAAACTTAATTTAGACGGCAAAATTTCAATGCAAAAGGGCGATGCGGAAAATCTTTCATTTGAAGACAACCGCTTTGACGCAGTATCCGTTGCATTCGGAGTAAGGAATTTTGAAAATCTTACCAAAGGTTTAGCAGAGCTAAGAAGGGTTGTGAAGGATAACAAGAGTGTGTATATACTGGAGTTTTCAAAGGTTGAGGGTTTTATGGGGCCACTGTATATGTTTTATTTTAAAAATATCCTGCCGGCCATCGGCAGACTGGTGTCTAAGGACAACAGGGCATACACATACCTCCCGGATTCTGTAAATGCTTTTCCGTATGGGGAGAAAATGAAGCAGATTCTTTTAGATACAGGATTTAAAAAAGTTGAATATAAAAAACTAAGTTTAGGTATAGCCACAATTTATAAAGCAACAAAGTAACCTATGAATAAATTTCTATTAAAAGCACTGGTTTTAGCCTCAGTAAATGTTGCCGTGTTATCCAACGCGCAATTCAGAACCCGAAACAGAATGGACAAACTGGAAGAGTTTGATCAGCAGACATTCAGCTGGGGGTTCTACTTAAACGGCAACAGGCTGGATTACCGCATCGTCCTCAACCCGAGATACGGTATGAATGGCAATCAGAATCTTGTGACCTCTAAAGAAAGTTATAGCTTCGGCGCCGGATTGATCGGTAAATGGAGGCTGAACGACTATTTGGATCTCAGACTGGAGCCGGGCTTGCAATTTGCTCAAAGGCAGCTTACTTTCAATACCCAATCCAATGACATCTATGCCAACGGAAGCTTAACGAATGCTCCTTTTACCCCGATTCCGTTAACGGAGAAAGACCGGGTAAGGGATGTAAAATCAACTCTGGTGGATATTCCGGTATTGCTGGAGCTTCACGGTGACCGGTGGTACAATTCCAGGCCTTATGTGGCAGCCGGGGTCAACTATATCGTTAACCTGCAGTCCAATTCAGACTCTACGGATGATAACCGTCAGCAGGTATTCAGGTCTACCACCCATAATTTCGCATGGTCTGCGGAAATGGGGGTCCAGTTCTACTTCAATAAATTTAAGCTTACACCTGCCATCAGGGGAACCTTTATCATGAACAATGAGATTGTGGCAGATAACGCTACGACACCGCCATACTGGACGGCTGCTATGTCTACGTTGCAGACCAGGGCAGTAATGTTCGTGTTGAAATTCGAATAAAGACAAAAATAGAAATATACGGGAAGGATGCACGTTTGTGCATCCTTTTTTCGTGCGATTCCAAAATATAGGGAGTTTTATTTTTGTTAGTGTTAATATTTTTTTATTTTTGCTACTAGTTAGAATAAAACCTGAAATGCTTCAAGACTTAGAAAACAATTTTTCAGAGCTGGAAAAAAAGATTGCGGGCCTGCAGAAAAGCCACAGAAATCTTACCGAAAAATTTTCAGAGCTGAATACGGAGCATGAAGAGCTGAAGAAGAGATACGATGAGGAACGGAAAAGAAATCAGGTATTAGCAGAAGAACAAAAACATATAAAACTTTATTCAGCGATATCAGGAAACCCTGAACACAACAGGCTAATGAAAAACCACATTAACCGATTGGTGAAGGAGATTGATTTCTGTATTGCTCAGCTTCAAAACAGTGGATTGTAATGGAAGTAAGAAGAATTACCATTAATATCGCCGGAAGGGTATATCCGCTGAATGTTCCCGCAGCAGAAGAAGAAACGCTGCGTAAAGTGGGGAAGCAGATTGAAAATATGATCAAAGATTTTGAACAGAATTTTGATGTAAGAGACAAACAGGATGCCCTGGCCATGTGTGCCCTTAAGCTGGGAACCAATGCCGAAGTGGTATCTGCGAACTATGATAAGACCGTACATTCTGCCAGCGAAAGATTAGCAAAAATTGCACAATCGTTGAACGAAGTAAAGGAATAATATAAGAGGGAATAGATTTTTTTCCCCGGAAAGACTGCCTACAATAATTCTAACACATTAAAGGTAAACTCAACGCTAAACAATTACCGGACAAATGTTCATGGAATGGCGTGCCGGATCCGTCCGGATTACAGACCATGAAAATCAGTTCAAATCGTGTTGATTAGGAGTTTACTCTCAATCTCTGGATTATTGTGGGCTTTTTTTATGTACAAAAACAGGATATAAAGACAATTAAAACTTAATATACATTATGATAGAATTTATAATCGGCGCTATTTGCCTGGTAATCGGTGCAGTTGCAGGGATCCTATTCTCTAAAAGCTCACTTAATACTAAAGGGAAATTCATTATTGACGATGCCAAGAAAAATGCCGAAAATCTTATAGAAAAAGCCAATGTACAGGCGGAATCCATAAAGAAAGAGAAAAACCTTCAGGCTAAGGAAAAATTCCTGGAGCTGAAATCACAGCATGATGCTGATATCCAGGCCCGAGAAAAGAAAATGCAGGAAGTTGAAAAAAGGATCAAAGACAAGGAGCATAAACTTAATGATGACCTCAGTAAGGTAGGAAAGCTTGAAAAAGACCTTGACAAACAGATTGCAGACTATGCCAAGAAGAATGAGATCTTAGAAAAGAAACAGCACGACCTGGATACGGCTACCGCTAAAAAAGTGGAAATCCTGGAAAAAATCGCCAACTATACTGCCGAGGAAGCCAAAGCAGAACTGGTAGAGACCATGAAGGCTGAAGCCAAAACCAGAGCACAGGCACACGTTCAGAGCATCATGGAAGAAGCCCAGCTGAATGCTAAAAGCGAAGCCAGAAAGATCGTTATCCAGACCATCCAGAGGATCGGAACCGAGCAGGCTATTGAAAACTCCGTCTCCGTATTCAATATAGAATCCGATGAGGTGAAAGGAAGAATCATTGGTAGGGAAGGTAGAAATATCCGTGCCCTTGAAGCTGTTACCGGCGTTGAAATCATTGTTGACGATACTCCGGAAGCCATCCTTCTTTCATGCTTTGACCCTGTAAGAAGGGAAATCGCAAGATTATCCCTCCACAGGCTGGTAACAGACGGAAGAATCCACCCGGCAAGAATTGAGGAAGTCGTGGAAAAGACAAGGAAACAGATCGAAGAGGAAATCATTGAAGTAGGAAAGAGGACTATCATCGACCTGGGTATCCACGGATTGCACCCTGAGCTGATCAAGATCATCGGTAGAATGAAATACCGTTCCTCATATGGACAGAACCTGTTGCAGCACTCCAGGGAAGTAGCGAATATCGCTGCTACGATGGCTGCTGAATTAGGACTGAATGTAAAACTGGCGAAAAGAGCAGGCCTTTTACACGATATCGGTAAAGTTCCTGAACAGGAGTCTGAACTTCCTCACGCATTACTCGGTATGCAGTGGGCTGAAAAATACGGGGAGAATCCTGAGGTGGTAAATGCCATCGGAGCCCACCACGATGAGATCGAAATGAAGTCGTTACTATCTCCGATCATCCAGGTAGCCGATGCGATTTCAGGGGCAAGGCCGGGCGCAAGACGTCAGGTGCTTGAATCTTATATCCAGAGGCTGAAAGACCTGGAATCTGCTGCATTGAGCTTCGACGGAGTATCCAGTGCGTACGCGATCCAGGCGGGTAGAGAACTTAGGGTAATGGTAGAAAGCGGAAAAGTAAATGATGAAGTCGCTTCCCAGCTTTCCTATGATATTTCCGAAAAGATCCAGAATGAGCTTACCTATCCGGGACAGGTTAAAGTAACCGTAATCCGGGAGACCAGAGCCGTGAATATTGCGAGATAATCAGAAGAAAAAGATATTTGACAAAAACCTTTCAGGAAACTGGAAGGTTTTTTATTTTTATCCAAATTAAAACGCAACATGCAGGAACTTTCTTTATCGTCAAAGATCAAACACATACTTTCCATTCCCGTGATCATTTCTGCTTTAGGGTACTTTGTAGACATTTATGACCTTTTGCTGTTCGGCATTGTACGGATCCCAAGTCTCAAAGACCTCGGACTGAACCCGGATACTGACGGAACCTTTATCCTGAACTGCCAGATGGCCGGCCTGCTGATCGGTGGGATATTTTGGGGTATTTTCGGTGATAAAAAAGGACGGCTCTCCGTTCTTTTCGGGTCTATCCTCGTGTATTCGCTGGCTAATATTGCCTGCGGATTCCTGCCCTATTTTCCTAAAACCCACCTGGAGTACCAATATGCAGCTTTAAGGTTTATTGCAGGTATCGGGCTGGCCGGAGAACTGGGAGCGGGCATTACCCTGGTTTCCGAAAGCCTGCCGAAGAATCTTAGGGCAATAGGGACTTCCGTGGTTGCCGGTTTCGGGTTGATGGGAGCGGTAGTTGCCCAACTGACGGTAGAACTGGCCGGCGGATGGAATATTTCCTATATCATTGGCGGTGTTCTGGGTATTGCACTCCTTTTTCTGAGGATCAGTGTTTCAGAATCCGGGATTTACAAAACAATGGAGCATAAGGCTGTTTCAAAAGGCAATTTCCTCTCTTTCTTTACCCATAAAGACCGGTTCATACGGTATCTGAAATGCATCGCCGTGGGATTGCCTACGTGGTACTGCATCGGCATCCTGGCCGTTCTGGCGAATCAGTTTGCTCCTGAGCTGGGAATCAGGGATATCAGCCCTGGTAAGGCTATTATGTGGGCTTACGTAGGTATTTCAGTAGGGGATCTGCTGAGCGGTTTTATTTCCCACGCACTGAAGTCCCGGAAAATGGCCATTTTTTATATGCTGGCTTTTACCGTTGTGGGGGTGGCCAGCATGCTGTTCGGCCATACGGATTCCGAGACCAAATATTATCTGTTCTGCGTTTGGCTCGGCCTGGGAACAGGCTATTGGGCTATGTTTGTAACGCTTGCGGCAGAGCAGTTCGGAACCAACATCAGGAATACGGCAACCACGACTGTCCCGAATATGGTCAGGGGACTTGTTCCGGTCATGATTTTTGCTTTTGATTTTTTTAAGAAAGATTTCTCCGTGGTAATCAGTGCTGCGATTGTAGGGGTGATTGTATTCGGGCTTGCCTTTTATTCTTCCTTTACCATATCGGAAACCCACAATAAGGATCTTGATTTTACAGAATAATTACAGGTGTTTAAGAAATATTTATGAAGGTTTCTGCGTTATAAGATTAATAAGTCAGTCATAATAAATAATTTATAAAAATACTATTAAATTATGCTGTGAATAATTAATATTTGTTTAACTTTGAAGCATACCAAACAATTTGTTTAATCTATAAAAATCCAAAATCACATGTCAAACAACATTTTCAAAAACGCAAAAAAATTAGGGAAGTCTGATCTTAGAAACATCACAGGGGGAATCAGCGGAAACCCGGATCTCAGCCAGTGTAAATGCAGCTGTTCAGGTGCCGTTACAGGTCCTGCTTATTGCGTGAAGTATATCGGATGTCCGCAGGTATATACCTGCAACGACCAGGTATAATGCTGAGGATCTTAAATTAAAAAACATTTCCACATTTAATACGCAGAAGCCTTCCGGATTTCCGGGAGGCTTTTGTACTTATTGCATAACCTTGCCAGGGTTCAAAACCCTGACAAGGTTACAGGTCAGAAAAGCTTTTGTCACGGTCGTTGCGGTACCGGCTGTTTTTTTCTGAACCGATTTTCTGCTGGGAATAAATGCTGTTGTGCCCGGAAAAGAGATAGGAAACCACACAGGCAATGGCAACATAGATGCCGCATTCGGCGCCGAAGAGTTCAATACCCATCAGGATGCAGGCCAGAGGCGTATTGGTCGCTCCTGCAAATACGGCCACAAAACCCATTCCGGCAAGTAATCCGAACGGGAGCGGAATGAAAAGGGATAAGGCGCTGCCCAATGCTGCGCCTATGAAGAACAGCGGGGTAACTTCCCCGCCTTTAAAACCTGCGGCAAGAGTGATGATGGTAAAAGCCATTTTTAAGGCAAAATCATACATCGGAAGACGGTGTTGAAATGATTCCGTGATGACCGGAATTCCGAGGCCTATATAACGTGTTGTTCCCAATGCAAAAACAGCCAAAGCAACTATAATTCCTCCGATGAACGGACGAAGCGGCGGAAATGCTATCCTTGCTCTTAACACCGCGCCCGTTTTATGGAGCAGCTTACTGAATGCTGCTGCGCAGATCCCGAAGACCATTCCCGCGATAATGCTGTATATTACCGGTAAAAAATCAGGAGCAGGGATTTTTCCGATGTGGTAATGGGTATGCTTTGCTCCCCAGAGATCCGTCATGAGGCTGGCCAGGACTGCGGAAACAAAAACCGGAAAGATAGCATGGTACCGGATTTTCCCGATGAACAGTATTTCCAGGGCAAAAACGGCTCCGGCCAGTGGCGTCCCGAATACAGACCCGAAACCGGCCGCGATGGCTGCCATCAGCAGTGTTTTTCTGTCATCACGGTTAAGGCTGAAAGGTCTGGAAAGCTGATCCGAAATGGCTCCTGCCATCTGAAGCGCCGTTCCTTCACGCCCAGCCGAACCCCCGAAAAAGTGTGTCATCACGGTGCCCAGGTAAACGAAAGGTGCCATTCTGAACGGAATCGTTTTTGCGGGATCATTAATGGTATTCAGCAGAAGGTTATTCCCGGCTTCCACCTCCTTGCCCCAGTAATGGTATAAAAGCCCAACAGCCATACCTGCAACAGGTAAAAGCCCGATAAGCCAGAGATGGTTTTCCCTGAAATCCGTAGCCCATTGAAGGGAAATGAGAAAACCTGCGGAAGCGGTCCCTACCAATGCTCCGATGACTAAGCTGATGCACAGCCATTTCAGCACATAAGGCAATGCCGGATATTTCCTGAAGAAAAACCTGATGTTAAATAACACTATTCCGATATAATTTCGATGACGTACAGACATAGTTTCCTGATTCAATTACGGTTAATAATCTATTAATCAGGCGTCATCAGTCCCGTATGAAACGGGGCGGTTGGGTAAGGAAGAACACCATTTCCTTTTGTAAGGCAAAGATAAAAATAATTTTTAGTTTTTATAATGCATCGCCTTGTCAATCTCAACAGGGTTATTGTATTTTTTGATGATCTCCTGCATGCTTTTAACCTGAGCATTCAGTTCATCGATAGTAGAAACCTCTTTTGCGTTGATATTGATGTGCAAAGTGTCATTCTTAGTGAAGTTTGTTCTTTCAAATGAAAAAGGATCATCAAAAAATTCTGTTAAAAGCTTTTGCCTCTGTTTTTCATTAATATAAATTGCTTTATTCCCAAAATTGGATTCAAGAAAGTCCTCGGTATGAAATGTGTCCGATAATTCCCGGCTTTTAATAAGGTTGTAAATAAAATTTTTCTTTGTATCGTAAATTTCGAAAACCAGGCCCGGAAGTCCGGAAAATTTGAAAGGTCCTTCATTAAAGGGAATCTCCTTGCTAAACCAGGCTATCCAATTTCTTCCTCCAAATGTTGCAGTCGCCTTTTGCAGCGTATATGGCTGGACCTGTCGGGTTTCGCCGGAGATCTTCCAGTTTATTTTGTCGGTAGTTTTAAAGGAATAATATCCAAATTTAATATTGATAAAATTTTCGTTTTCACTGGTATTTGTTTTCCTTTTTACCACTTGCCCGGTCATGTCAATATGCCTGTTATCAATATTTCCGAACTTTTTATTGAGGGAATCGTTAACCA is part of the Chryseobacterium camelliae genome and encodes:
- a CDS encoding metallophosphoesterase; the protein is MQKNFLLIAAIFLVLEIYVYQAVRTLTDNFWLRLGYWIISLAIYGVFAYEITHFQRSERNPFRIHLMMSLFLVAILPKIFIVLFLLIDDIFRTGTYLIGLAKPDEHLFPERRKFLSLLGLGLGGVLSALFIDGITFGKYRHKVRRVKVKIKNLPESFRGYKIVQISDVHSGSFSDPSKLEHAIHLINEQKPDLVLFTGDMVNNVAEEFKPFIPLFSTINANDGKFAVLGNHDYADYVTWNSLDAKRKNLETLIGYEKEAGFEMLRNEHRIIEKNGEQLYILGVDNWGLKPFPQFGDLDKALKNVPESAAKILMSHDPTHFDYVVKKHPGNVQLTLSGHTHGMQFGLDLKNIKWSPVQYRYPKWADLYESEGKMLYVNRGFGVLGYPGRVGVLPEITLFELS
- a CDS encoding 3-oxoacyl-ACP synthase III family protein — protein: MPNTIIIGSGSYIPSRIIGRDFFLDSEFYTEDGIKIDKPAAETIGKFVEITEIENRRFIEDDLSNSQIGYEAAKKALEDANIDGEELDYIIYASNFGEVTPHGYADFMPTMAARVKNKLGIRNRKCVTYDMLFGCPGWVEAIILADTLIKAKTAKTILVIGGETLSRVTDPYDRNRMIFADGAGAVVVQATEQENVGIIAHNTICDNGPELDYLANGPSINKESDQTRLFVRMQGRKIYEYALKNVPVAIKETIDDAGLSITDINKILIHQANAKMDYAMIERLHKLYEIKDYDHSISPMTIQEFGNSSVATIPTMFDLIVKGKMEGQSFKDKGNIVMTSVGAGMNINAIVYRFP
- the ubiE gene encoding bifunctional demethylmenaquinone methyltransferase/2-methoxy-6-polyprenyl-1,4-benzoquinol methylase UbiE, producing the protein MAKDINQVTPYNSEATKKSQVEDMFDNIAPKYDLLNHVLSMKIDVLWRNILVKWMKKDEPREVLDVATGTGDLAIAVQKGTQARVVGLDLSQQMLNVGVIKIKKLNLDGKISMQKGDAENLSFEDNRFDAVSVAFGVRNFENLTKGLAELRRVVKDNKSVYILEFSKVEGFMGPLYMFYFKNILPAIGRLVSKDNRAYTYLPDSVNAFPYGEKMKQILLDTGFKKVEYKKLSLGIATIYKATK
- a CDS encoding porin family protein; protein product: MNKFLLKALVLASVNVAVLSNAQFRTRNRMDKLEEFDQQTFSWGFYLNGNRLDYRIVLNPRYGMNGNQNLVTSKESYSFGAGLIGKWRLNDYLDLRLEPGLQFAQRQLTFNTQSNDIYANGSLTNAPFTPIPLTEKDRVRDVKSTLVDIPVLLELHGDRWYNSRPYVAAGVNYIVNLQSNSDSTDDNRQQVFRSTTHNFAWSAEMGVQFYFNKFKLTPAIRGTFIMNNEIVADNATTPPYWTAAMSTLQTRAVMFVLKFE
- a CDS encoding cell division protein ZapA, with the translated sequence MEVRRITINIAGRVYPLNVPAAEEETLRKVGKQIENMIKDFEQNFDVRDKQDALAMCALKLGTNAEVVSANYDKTVHSASERLAKIAQSLNEVKE
- the rny gene encoding ribonuclease Y yields the protein MIEFIIGAICLVIGAVAGILFSKSSLNTKGKFIIDDAKKNAENLIEKANVQAESIKKEKNLQAKEKFLELKSQHDADIQAREKKMQEVEKRIKDKEHKLNDDLSKVGKLEKDLDKQIADYAKKNEILEKKQHDLDTATAKKVEILEKIANYTAEEAKAELVETMKAEAKTRAQAHVQSIMEEAQLNAKSEARKIVIQTIQRIGTEQAIENSVSVFNIESDEVKGRIIGREGRNIRALEAVTGVEIIVDDTPEAILLSCFDPVRREIARLSLHRLVTDGRIHPARIEEVVEKTRKQIEEEIIEVGKRTIIDLGIHGLHPELIKIIGRMKYRSSYGQNLLQHSREVANIAATMAAELGLNVKLAKRAGLLHDIGKVPEQESELPHALLGMQWAEKYGENPEVVNAIGAHHDEIEMKSLLSPIIQVADAISGARPGARRQVLESYIQRLKDLESAALSFDGVSSAYAIQAGRELRVMVESGKVNDEVASQLSYDISEKIQNELTYPGQVKVTVIRETRAVNIAR
- a CDS encoding MFS transporter, with amino-acid sequence MQELSLSSKIKHILSIPVIISALGYFVDIYDLLLFGIVRIPSLKDLGLNPDTDGTFILNCQMAGLLIGGIFWGIFGDKKGRLSVLFGSILVYSLANIACGFLPYFPKTHLEYQYAALRFIAGIGLAGELGAGITLVSESLPKNLRAIGTSVVAGFGLMGAVVAQLTVELAGGWNISYIIGGVLGIALLFLRISVSESGIYKTMEHKAVSKGNFLSFFTHKDRFIRYLKCIAVGLPTWYCIGILAVLANQFAPELGIRDISPGKAIMWAYVGISVGDLLSGFISHALKSRKMAIFYMLAFTVVGVASMLFGHTDSETKYYLFCVWLGLGTGYWAMFVTLAAEQFGTNIRNTATTTVPNMVRGLVPVMIFAFDFFKKDFSVVISAAIVGVIVFGLAFYSSFTISETHNKDLDFTE
- a CDS encoding voltage-gated chloride channel family protein: MLFNIRFFFRKYPALPYVLKWLCISLVIGALVGTASAGFLISLQWATDFRENHLWLIGLLPVAGMAVGLLYHYWGKEVEAGNNLLLNTINDPAKTIPFRMAPFVYLGTVMTHFFGGSAGREGTALQMAGAISDQLSRPFSLNRDDRKTLLMAAIAAGFGSVFGTPLAGAVFALEILFIGKIRYHAIFPVFVSAVLASLMTDLWGAKHTHYHIGKIPAPDFLPVIYSIIAGMVFGICAAAFSKLLHKTGAVLRARIAFPPLRPFIGGIIVALAVFALGTTRYIGLGIPVITESFQHRLPMYDFALKMAFTIITLAAGFKGGEVTPLFFIGAALGSALSLFIPLPFGLLAGMGFVAVFAGATNTPLACILMGIELFGAECGIYVAIACVVSYLFSGHNSIYSQQKIGSEKNSRYRNDRDKSFSDL
- a CDS encoding GLPGLI family protein, with protein sequence MKKIPILFFILIISVLNSQTHRFIYELQCKMDSTDADYQKYNMILDINSREMKFYGRDLLVNDSLNKKFGNIDNRHIDMTGQVVKRKTNTSENENFINIKFGYYSFKTTDKINWKISGETRQVQPYTLQKATATFGGRNWIAWFSKEIPFNEGPFKFSGLPGLVFEIYDTKKNFIYNLIKSRELSDTFHTEDFLESNFGNKAIYINEKQRQKLLTEFFDDPFSFERTNFTKNDTLHININAKEVSTIDELNAQVKSMQEIIKKYNNPVEIDKAMHYKN